One Temnothorax longispinosus isolate EJ_2023e chromosome 8, Tlon_JGU_v1, whole genome shotgun sequence genomic region harbors:
- the LOC139817402 gene encoding uncharacterized protein, whose product MLKYTILFTTVFCMVQSQRPWHAGSGSRLPQVLPQYIDERIAAEQAAQAGQAAQPAQGNQIVPNQGIQGTSGSQGAQEIPVRQGAQGIPVNQGAQEIPVRQGAQGIPVNQGAQGIPTYQGAQGIPTYQGAQGNSAGQGVQGTPITGTGNTLLGNRIDSGDGGFAAAPPLSTTINPADLPVDAHGDIDLVNRIKTWPRDKQPFWYINWQAIQAHRGDVNNTGQPAQTQPNSRSFFAG is encoded by the exons ATG CTGAAATACACCATACTCTTCACCACTGTGTTCTGCATGGTGCAGTCGCAACGACCGTGGCATGCTGGGAGCGGTTCTCGTCTGCCTCAAGTTCTGCCTCAATATATCGATGAGCGAATAGCGGCGGAGCAAGCGGCTCAAGCAGGTCAAGCAGCTCAACCGGCTCAAGGAAATCAAATCGTACCGAATCAAGGGATTCAAGGAACCTCAGGGAGCCAAGGAGCTCAAGAAATTCCAGTGCGCCAAGGGGCACAAGGAATCCCAGTGAATCAAGGAGCTCAAGAAATTCCAGTGCGCCAAGGGGCACAAGGAATCCCAGTAAACCAAGGGGCTCAAGGAATCCCAACTTATCAAGGGGCTCAAGGAATTCCAACTTATCAAGGGGCTCAAGGAAATTCAGCTGGACAAGGAGTTCAAGGAACTCCAATAACTGGTACCGGTAACACGCTGCTCGGAAACCGAATTGACAGTGGAGATGGCGGTTTTGCAGCTGCACCGCCTCTGAGCACGACCATAAATCCAGCTGATCTACCGGTCGATGCTCACGGCGATATTGACCTGGTGAACAGGATCAAGACCTGGCCGAGGGACAAGCAACCCTTCTGGTACATCAACTGGCAGGCGATCCAAGCCCATCGTGGCGACGTGAACAACACTGGCCAGCCAGCTCAGACGCAACCGAACTCGAGATCGTTCTTCGCGGGTTAA
- the LOC139817397 gene encoding uncharacterized protein isoform X2, producing the protein MSGSDSPTFFHGQPWSSWIERIGRDKPLSDEETEVQPSSSVTRLSSDDIDLYGFCPERDDFYGVVCEICDAIVKPQALIQHMECRHPSGMANFPPPATPIAKPSVKTPFCKVSKLKRSTQPSAPSSVSSAIPIVGGAKLNHTTVKRTADQTNLSAGGSLPISSSPRSPLESITVQTTSPNVAGSSNIISAPTSSGGSPSKSPGPSSSSSGSQPRRKRLKADRSLLKDREYDPDRHCGVWNEETGKPCTRSLTCKAHTVSLRRTVVGRSKTFDKLLAEHRAAKEQPNSGGSRQTTKVTVSGTVTVSSAVTAAAAAVSNLNNPLAPNTPVSIADTETPSSPPVLSLPDTYPLPKAVDLLYRCLAPHGSTKPTKLEEDFVNSEELRNLESTLVVNSTVAGSSSSNSSSGSSQQQSNSMMAPISVMLPSLSPLPGANSEESPGVATLIPSTTTTPTMPVVPAPLPATCVQPPTVVATVLEGETPVDIDAETMSMYSPVYTTKDTKSQLVMQIQSRPNSHSSQSPISVRSYQQMQAAMPSLNLFEPVEQLEQQHASQINGKRLNHASSASRQQKRHKSQHEHVLYQSSQDFPTSASIQVEATTTSSPYPHFGDISWSNCHPEPLAVSRWLRISSSRKQYNFNIH; encoded by the exons ATGTCGGGAAGTGACAGCCCAACATTCTTTCACGGCCAGCCCTGGTCCAGCTGGATCGAAAGAATCGGACGGGACAAGCCGCTGA GTGATGAAGAAACAGAAGTCCAGCCATCAAGTTCAGTCACACGTCTTTCTTCAGATG atattgatttatatgGCTTTTGTCCAGAGAGGGATGATTTCTATGGAGTAGTGTGTGAAATATGCGATGCCATAGTGAAACCACAAGCTCTCATTCAACATATgg AGTGTCGCCATCCTTCCGGCATGGCAAATTTCCCGCCTCCCGCGACTCCAATCGCAAAACCGTCCGTAAAAACTCCCTTCTGCAAAGTCTCCAAACTGAAAAGAAGCACCCAACCATCAGCTCCTTCTTCAGTTTCTTCTGCGATTCCAATTGTTGGCGGCGCGAAGCTGAACCACACGACCGTCAAGCGTACTGCGGATCAGACGAACTTGTCTGCAGGTGGCTCGCTGCCGATCTCCTCGTCACCTCGATCGCCTCTCGAGTCGATCACGGTGCAAACTACCTCTCCTAACGTGGCCGGTTCTTCGAATATTATTAGCGCGCCGACAAGCAGCGGAGGCAGTCCGAGCAAAAGCCCTGGTCccagcagtagcagtagcggCAGCCAGCCTCGTCGGAAGAGACTTAAAGCGGATCGTTCGTTGCTCAAAGACCGCGAGTATGATCCCGACCGGCACTGTGGCGTATGGAACGAGGAGACCGGCAAGCCCTGCACCAGGTCGCTCACATGCAAAGCGCACACTGTCTCGCTGCGCCGAACGGTCGTCGGTCGCAGCAAGACCTTCGACAAGCTCCTCGCGGAACATCGTGCCGCGAAGGAGCAGCCGAATAGCGGCGGTAGCCGGCAGACGACGAAGGTGACGGTCTCCGGCACCGTCACCGTGTCCTCGGCCGTtaccgccgccgctgccgccgtaTCCAACCTAAATAATCCCCTTGCTCCCAACACTCCGGTATCCATTGCCGACACGGAAACGCCAAGCTCACCACCCGTATTGTCGTTACCGGACACGTATCCACTGCCAAAG GCTGTTGATTTGCTTTATCGGTGTCTGGCCCCGCATGGCTCCACTAAACCT aCCAAACTCGAGGAGGACTTTGTCAATTCGGAGGAGCTGCGGAATCTGGAATCCACGCTGGTGGTTAATTCTACCGTCGCTGGCAGCAGTAgtagcaacagcagcagcggcTCGTCGCAACAGCAATCAAATTCGATGATGGCACCGATATCCGTGATGCTGCCGTCACTGTCCCCGTTACCGGGTGCCAACAGCGAGGAGTCGCCAGGAGTAGCTACTTTGATACCAAGCACTACCACGACACCCACAATGCCAGTCGTACCGGCACCACTGCCAGCCACTTGCGTACAACCACCCACGGTGGTCGCCACGGTGCTCGAAGGCGAGACTCCGGTGGACATCGATGCCGAGACCATGTCCATGTACTCGCCTGTTTACACCACCAAAGATACCAAGTCCCAACTAGTGATGCAGATACAGTCGCGGCCAAATAGCCATTCGTCACAGTCACCCATCTCGGTCAGGAGCTATCAGCAGATGCAAGCTGCCATGCCGAGTCTGAATCTGTTCGAACCGGTGGAGCAGCTGGAGCAACAGCATGCCAGTCAAATCAACGGCAAGAGACTGAACCATGCGAGCTCGGCGTCGCGGCAGCAGAAGAGGCACAAGTCGCAGCATGAACACGTGTTGTATCAATCGTCGCAGGATTTTCCGACGTCTGCGTCGATCCAGGTCGAAGCAACGACCACGTCGTCGCCGTATCCTCACTTTGGCGATATCTCCTGGTCGAATTGTCATCCGGAGCCGTTAGCGGTTAGCCGGTGGCTCCGCATCTCGTCCAGCCGCAAACAATACAACTTTAATATTCACTGA
- the LOC139817397 gene encoding uncharacterized protein isoform X1: MNIFHVLGDEETEVQPSSSVTRLSSDDIDLYGFCPERDDFYGVVCEICDAIVKPQALIQHMECRHPSGMANFPPPATPIAKPSVKTPFCKVSKLKRSTQPSAPSSVSSAIPIVGGAKLNHTTVKRTADQTNLSAGGSLPISSSPRSPLESITVQTTSPNVAGSSNIISAPTSSGGSPSKSPGPSSSSSGSQPRRKRLKADRSLLKDREYDPDRHCGVWNEETGKPCTRSLTCKAHTVSLRRTVVGRSKTFDKLLAEHRAAKEQPNSGGSRQTTKVTVSGTVTVSSAVTAAAAAVSNLNNPLAPNTPVSIADTETPSSPPVLSLPDTYPLPKTKLEEDFVNSEELRNLESTLVVNSTVAGSSSSNSSSGSSQQQSNSMMAPISVMLPSLSPLPGANSEESPGVATLIPSTTTTPTMPVVPAPLPATCVQPPTVVATVLEGETPVDIDAETMSMYSPVYTTKDTKSQLVMQIQSRPNSHSSQSPISVRSYQQMQAAMPSLNLFEPVEQLEQQHASQINGKRLNHASSASRQQKRHKSQHEHVLYQSSQDFPTSASIQVEATTTSSPYPHFGDISWSNCHPEPLAVSRWLRISSSRKQYNFNIH, from the exons ATGAACATATTTCATGTTTTAGGTGATGAAGAAACAGAAGTCCAGCCATCAAGTTCAGTCACACGTCTTTCTTCAGATG atattgatttatatgGCTTTTGTCCAGAGAGGGATGATTTCTATGGAGTAGTGTGTGAAATATGCGATGCCATAGTGAAACCACAAGCTCTCATTCAACATATgg AGTGTCGCCATCCTTCCGGCATGGCAAATTTCCCGCCTCCCGCGACTCCAATCGCAAAACCGTCCGTAAAAACTCCCTTCTGCAAAGTCTCCAAACTGAAAAGAAGCACCCAACCATCAGCTCCTTCTTCAGTTTCTTCTGCGATTCCAATTGTTGGCGGCGCGAAGCTGAACCACACGACCGTCAAGCGTACTGCGGATCAGACGAACTTGTCTGCAGGTGGCTCGCTGCCGATCTCCTCGTCACCTCGATCGCCTCTCGAGTCGATCACGGTGCAAACTACCTCTCCTAACGTGGCCGGTTCTTCGAATATTATTAGCGCGCCGACAAGCAGCGGAGGCAGTCCGAGCAAAAGCCCTGGTCccagcagtagcagtagcggCAGCCAGCCTCGTCGGAAGAGACTTAAAGCGGATCGTTCGTTGCTCAAAGACCGCGAGTATGATCCCGACCGGCACTGTGGCGTATGGAACGAGGAGACCGGCAAGCCCTGCACCAGGTCGCTCACATGCAAAGCGCACACTGTCTCGCTGCGCCGAACGGTCGTCGGTCGCAGCAAGACCTTCGACAAGCTCCTCGCGGAACATCGTGCCGCGAAGGAGCAGCCGAATAGCGGCGGTAGCCGGCAGACGACGAAGGTGACGGTCTCCGGCACCGTCACCGTGTCCTCGGCCGTtaccgccgccgctgccgccgtaTCCAACCTAAATAATCCCCTTGCTCCCAACACTCCGGTATCCATTGCCGACACGGAAACGCCAAGCTCACCACCCGTATTGTCGTTACCGGACACGTATCCACTGCCAAAG aCCAAACTCGAGGAGGACTTTGTCAATTCGGAGGAGCTGCGGAATCTGGAATCCACGCTGGTGGTTAATTCTACCGTCGCTGGCAGCAGTAgtagcaacagcagcagcggcTCGTCGCAACAGCAATCAAATTCGATGATGGCACCGATATCCGTGATGCTGCCGTCACTGTCCCCGTTACCGGGTGCCAACAGCGAGGAGTCGCCAGGAGTAGCTACTTTGATACCAAGCACTACCACGACACCCACAATGCCAGTCGTACCGGCACCACTGCCAGCCACTTGCGTACAACCACCCACGGTGGTCGCCACGGTGCTCGAAGGCGAGACTCCGGTGGACATCGATGCCGAGACCATGTCCATGTACTCGCCTGTTTACACCACCAAAGATACCAAGTCCCAACTAGTGATGCAGATACAGTCGCGGCCAAATAGCCATTCGTCACAGTCACCCATCTCGGTCAGGAGCTATCAGCAGATGCAAGCTGCCATGCCGAGTCTGAATCTGTTCGAACCGGTGGAGCAGCTGGAGCAACAGCATGCCAGTCAAATCAACGGCAAGAGACTGAACCATGCGAGCTCGGCGTCGCGGCAGCAGAAGAGGCACAAGTCGCAGCATGAACACGTGTTGTATCAATCGTCGCAGGATTTTCCGACGTCTGCGTCGATCCAGGTCGAAGCAACGACCACGTCGTCGCCGTATCCTCACTTTGGCGATATCTCCTGGTCGAATTGTCATCCGGAGCCGTTAGCGGTTAGCCGGTGGCTCCGCATCTCGTCCAGCCGCAAACAATACAACTTTAATATTCACTGA